The following nucleotide sequence is from Betaproteobacteria bacterium.
CGTCGAGATAGGCCTCGACGCCCCTCGTCTCGCGCACCAGAAAATCCTCCACGGCGTGGGCGAATGCCGGGTGCGCCAGCCAGTGGTTCGAGAAGGTGGCCACCGGCTCGAGCCCGCGGGCGAGCTTGTGCTCGCCCTGCGCCCCGCCTTCGAAGGTCGCGATGCCGTGTGTGATGCAGTAATCGATGGCCTGGTAATAGCACGCCTCGAAATGCAGCCCCGGCACGAACCGCTGCGTGCCCCAGTAACGCCCGTACAGACGCCCGCCGCCGACGAGGTGCAGCGAGGCGCACAGGCGCTCTGCGCCGACGTGGCCGATCATCAGGAGAACCTCGTTCGGCATGCTCCGGGCAATGCGCGAAAAGAACGAGCGGGTAAGGTAGGGCGAACCGCCATGCTGACGGTAAGTGCGTCGATAGCAGTCGTAGAAGAACGCCCAGTCCTCGACCCCGGCCTCGTCGCCTTTCAGGTGTACAAAGCGTACACCCGTATCCCGCACCTTGCGCCGCTCCTGCCGAATCTTTTTTCGCTTCTCGTGATTCATCGCGCCGAGGAATGCCTCGAAATCGGGATACGCCTGGTTCACCCAGTGGAATTGCACGGTGCGCCGGAGCAGCAGACCCTGGCGCGCGATCTCCCGCGCCTGCGCGGCGTCGGCGAAGAGGACATGCAGCGACGAGCGCTCCTCGTCGCGTGCGAGGGCGAGCGCGGAGTGCAGCAGGCGCACGCGGTCGGCCTCGCTTGCCGCGAGTAGCCGCGGTCCGCTGACCGGAGTGAACGGTATTGCGCACACGAGCTTCGGGTAGTAGGCGAGCCGATGCCGCTCGTAGGCTTCCGCCCATGCC
It contains:
- a CDS encoding N-acetyltransferase, which encodes MERDCVIELCTNLGDVAAAEWDRLTDDHPALRHAFLHALHETGCATAATGWIPRYLLLRRAGTLAAAMPLYLKTHSYGEYVFDWAWAEAYERHRLAYYPKLVCAIPFTPVSGPRLLAASEADRVRLLHSALALARDEERSSLHVLFADAAQAREIARQGLLLRRTVQFHWVNQAYPDFEAFLGAMNHEKRKKIRQERRKVRDTGVRFVHLKGDEAGVEDWAFFYDCYRRTYRQHGGSPYLTRSFFSRIARSMPNEVLLMIGHVGAERLCASLHLVGGGRLYGRYWGTQRFVPGLHFEACYYQAIDYCITHGIATFEGGAQGEHKLARGLEPVATFSNHWLAHPAFAHAVEDFLVRETRGVEAYLDELTERAPFKAVE